Proteins encoded within one genomic window of Prochlorococcus marinus str. MIT 9515:
- the ftsH gene encoding ATP-dependent zinc metalloprotease FtsH yields the protein MNQKLKTIILWALPIILVIALSYQFLSTSNVDNLKSNGTTIAPKNTAVARVSYGRFLDYIKSGRVTSVDIFDGGRNAVVETVDSDLDNKVQRLRVDLPGLTPELINNLKNEGISFDVHPVKATPPALGILGNLLFPAILIGGLILLARRSNGMPGGPGQAMQFGKSKARFAMDANTGVVFDDVAGVNEAKEDLEEVVTFLKKPEKFTSVGARIPKGVLLVGPPGTGKTLLAKAIAGEAGVPFFSLAGSEFVEMFVGVGASRVRDLFKKAKENSPCLIFIDEIDAVGRQRGAGIGGGNDEREQTLNQLLTEMDGFEGNSGIIIIAATNRPDVLDSALMRPGRFDRQVTVDAPDIKGRLSILEVHSKNKTLQEDLTLESIARRTPGFTGADLANLLNEAAILTARRRKKSISILEIDDSVDRIVAGMEGSPLTDGRSKRLIAYHEVGHAIIGSLVKAHDPVQKVTVIPRGQAKGLTWFTPDDDQSLISRANLKARIMGALGGRAAEDVVFGRGEITTGAGGDFQQVAQMARQMVTRFGMSDLGPIALESGNQEVFVGRDLMTRSEVSDSISKQIDESVRVMVKDCYKETYSIISKNREAMDKLVDLLIERETLDGEEFVKILSEFTTVPEKERTPQLLN from the coding sequence ATGAATCAAAAACTTAAAACAATCATTTTATGGGCTTTACCAATAATCCTAGTTATTGCGCTTTCATACCAATTTCTCTCTACAAGTAACGTTGATAACCTTAAGTCTAATGGAACAACTATTGCACCGAAGAATACTGCGGTAGCAAGAGTAAGTTATGGCAGATTTTTAGACTATATTAAATCTGGCAGAGTTACTTCCGTTGATATATTTGATGGGGGAAGGAACGCCGTTGTTGAAACTGTTGATTCGGATTTAGATAATAAAGTTCAAAGATTGAGAGTTGATTTACCAGGTTTAACTCCTGAATTAATAAATAATCTAAAAAATGAAGGTATAAGTTTTGATGTTCATCCTGTAAAAGCAACACCACCTGCACTTGGCATTCTTGGTAATCTTCTTTTCCCAGCCATCCTAATAGGTGGATTGATTCTATTGGCTCGGAGATCAAATGGGATGCCCGGAGGTCCAGGACAAGCTATGCAGTTTGGAAAATCAAAAGCCAGATTCGCGATGGATGCTAATACTGGAGTAGTTTTTGACGATGTAGCCGGCGTTAATGAAGCTAAAGAGGATTTAGAAGAAGTAGTTACATTTCTAAAAAAACCTGAAAAATTTACTTCAGTCGGGGCACGTATTCCTAAAGGAGTTTTATTAGTTGGTCCTCCGGGAACAGGAAAAACACTTTTAGCAAAAGCAATTGCTGGTGAAGCAGGAGTTCCATTCTTTTCACTAGCAGGTTCAGAATTTGTTGAAATGTTTGTGGGAGTAGGTGCTAGTAGAGTTCGAGATCTTTTTAAGAAAGCTAAAGAGAATAGTCCATGCTTGATCTTTATCGATGAAATCGATGCTGTTGGAAGACAAAGAGGCGCTGGTATTGGAGGAGGTAATGATGAAAGAGAACAAACACTTAATCAACTTTTAACTGAAATGGATGGATTTGAAGGGAATAGTGGAATAATTATTATTGCAGCGACTAACCGTCCAGATGTTTTAGATTCAGCATTAATGAGGCCAGGTAGATTTGATAGACAAGTAACAGTAGATGCTCCTGATATCAAAGGAAGATTATCAATACTTGAAGTACATTCAAAAAATAAAACTCTTCAAGAAGATTTAACTTTGGAAAGTATCGCCAGGAGAACTCCTGGCTTTACAGGTGCTGATTTAGCTAATCTTCTAAATGAAGCTGCAATCTTAACCGCAAGGAGAAGAAAAAAGTCTATAAGTATCTTAGAGATTGATGATTCAGTTGACAGAATTGTTGCAGGAATGGAAGGTTCCCCTCTAACAGACGGAAGAAGTAAACGATTAATTGCTTATCACGAAGTTGGTCATGCAATAATAGGTTCTTTAGTAAAAGCCCATGACCCCGTTCAGAAAGTAACTGTCATTCCAAGAGGGCAAGCAAAAGGACTTACTTGGTTTACACCTGATGATGATCAATCTCTCATAAGCAGAGCGAACTTGAAAGCAAGAATAATGGGTGCTCTTGGTGGAAGAGCTGCGGAAGATGTTGTATTCGGCAGAGGTGAAATAACAACAGGAGCAGGTGGAGATTTTCAACAAGTTGCCCAAATGGCAAGACAAATGGTTACGAGGTTTGGAATGAGTGATTTAGGTCCTATAGCTCTTGAAAGCGGTAATCAGGAAGTTTTTGTTGGCAGAGATTTAATGACTAGAAGTGAAGTCTCTGATTCCATATCCAAGCAAATTGATGAAAGCGTAAGAGTCATGGTTAAAGATTGCTACAAGGAAACTTATTCTATAATTAGTAAAAATAGAGAAGCCATGGACAAATTAGTTGATCTTTTAATAGAAAGAGAAACTTTAGATGGTGAAGAATTTGTAAAAATACTTTCCGAATTTACAACTGTTCCTGAGAAAGAAAGAACCCCACAATTATTGAATTAA
- the clpP gene encoding ATP-dependent Clp endopeptidase proteolytic subunit ClpP produces the protein MIPLVLEESGGSERVFDIYSRLLRERIIFLGEQVTSDTANRIVAQLLFLEAEDPEKDIYMYINSPGGSVYDGLGIFDTMQHVKPDIHTVCVGLAASMGAFLLAAGTKGKRSSLRHSRIMIHQPLGGARGQASDIRIQADEILYLKERLNSELSERTGKNLETIKEDTDRDFYMSPLEAVEYGLIDLVLDKKPIRGT, from the coding sequence ATGATCCCTTTAGTTTTGGAAGAATCTGGTGGAAGTGAAAGAGTATTTGATATTTACTCAAGACTTTTAAGAGAGAGGATTATATTTCTAGGAGAACAAGTCACGAGTGATACTGCTAACAGAATTGTTGCTCAATTACTTTTTCTAGAAGCAGAAGATCCTGAAAAAGATATATATATGTATATAAATTCACCGGGAGGCTCTGTTTATGATGGCTTAGGTATATTTGATACTATGCAACATGTAAAGCCTGATATTCATACAGTTTGCGTTGGATTAGCAGCAAGTATGGGAGCTTTTTTACTTGCAGCAGGAACAAAGGGTAAAAGAAGTAGTTTGAGACATTCAAGAATTATGATTCATCAACCACTTGGTGGTGCAAGAGGACAAGCAAGTGATATAAGAATTCAAGCAGATGAAATCTTATATTTAAAAGAAAGATTAAATTCTGAATTATCTGAAAGAACTGGCAAAAATTTAGAAACTATTAAAGAGGATACAGATAGGGATTTTTATATGTCTCCTCTAGAAGCCGTTGAATATGGCTTAATTGACTTAGTTTTGGATAAAAAACCTATCAGAGGAACTTAA
- the psb29 gene encoding photosystem II biogenesis protein Psp29: MSQHTLWLLRFTYKKLKENLTVSESKKLFHEQFPFVIPGLYKRIVDEMLVELNLLNHQNEFIQDELFCVGLTETFKELTKGYKPESHLELLFESLCKSSNFIPSKIKEISLKTLEQYKDKSLKEISILLKEKSTSNLYSSRILNIGIYLIIANATDFKGLKDSEKNKAITDNINNLNLSVNKAEKDIGIYKSSIKKMEQAKELLEEAKIQNKKKENK; the protein is encoded by the coding sequence TTGAGTCAACATACGCTATGGTTATTAAGGTTTACATATAAAAAATTGAAAGAAAATTTGACTGTCTCAGAAAGTAAGAAGTTATTCCATGAACAATTCCCTTTCGTTATTCCGGGTTTATATAAAAGGATAGTTGATGAAATGCTTGTTGAACTAAATCTTTTAAATCACCAAAATGAATTTATTCAAGATGAATTGTTTTGCGTTGGTCTTACGGAAACTTTCAAAGAATTGACAAAAGGGTATAAGCCAGAGTCTCATTTAGAACTTCTTTTTGAATCATTATGTAAGTCTTCAAATTTTATACCTTCAAAAATCAAAGAAATTTCTCTTAAAACTCTTGAACAATATAAGGATAAATCTTTAAAAGAAATTTCAATTTTATTAAAAGAAAAAAGTACTTCTAATTTATACTCATCGAGAATATTGAATATAGGTATTTATTTGATTATCGCTAATGCCACTGACTTTAAGGGTTTGAAGGATTCCGAGAAAAATAAAGCTATTACTGACAATATCAACAATTTAAATTTATCAGTTAATAAAGCAGAAAAAGATATTGGTATTTACAAAAGTAGTATTAAGAAAATGGAGCAAGCAAAAGAACTTCTTGAAGAAGCAAAAATTCAAAATAAGAAAAAAGAGAATAAATAA
- the petN gene encoding cytochrome b6-f complex subunit PetN, translating into MIFQLGWAALAAIFTFSIAMVVWGRNGDGSIDI; encoded by the coding sequence ATGATTTTTCAATTAGGTTGGGCTGCTTTGGCAGCAATTTTTACTTTTTCAATTGCGATGGTAGTTTGGGGCAGAAATGGTGATGGATCTATTGATATATGA
- a CDS encoding DUF2103 domain-containing protein, which produces MGRVVLNHSTHIEGLIPILKKLALNERIKIITPAIISRAKGKSAKLVFRVSIKTINGYKAIARKGKSAQEVFISTDLSKDELKKLLDVCNHS; this is translated from the coding sequence TTGGGTAGAGTTGTTTTAAATCATAGTACTCATATAGAAGGATTGATTCCAATTCTTAAAAAATTAGCATTAAACGAAAGAATTAAAATTATAACTCCAGCAATAATTTCAAGAGCAAAAGGAAAATCAGCAAAATTAGTATTTAGAGTTTCTATAAAAACAATTAACGGTTATAAAGCTATTGCTAGAAAGGGAAAATCAGCACAAGAAGTTTTTATATCAACTGACTTAAGTAAAGATGAATTAAAAAAGCTTTTAGATGTATGTAATCATAGTTAA
- a CDS encoding alpha-2-macroglobulin, with the protein MIFLTSCKISVNNEESFSNSEDPKSEQINSAKSKMKLRYACGEDGISEFINDGWIIVEEYSEEKICTWKSIPATKNCDMEKDKGCKITIPDKIGEEKIYLLEK; encoded by the coding sequence ATGATATTTTTAACATCTTGCAAAATATCAGTTAATAATGAGGAATCATTTAGTAATTCAGAAGACCCGAAAAGTGAACAAATTAATTCAGCCAAAAGCAAAATGAAATTAAGATATGCTTGTGGTGAAGACGGAATTTCTGAATTTATTAATGATGGGTGGATTATTGTTGAAGAATATTCAGAAGAAAAAATATGTACTTGGAAATCGATTCCTGCCACTAAAAATTGCGATATGGAAAAAGATAAAGGTTGTAAAATAACAATACCAGATAAAATAGGTGAAGAAAAAATTTATTTATTAGAAAAATAG
- a CDS encoding DUF2130 domain-containing protein — MKDIKCPSCGKTFRIDPSSFEEILLQIKDEEFNRQIEDRLKLAEEDKNKGIEIAKQELKIKLMEDRQKKDSIIQDLESKLNIAEEKKLNALNELKNKASNKINLLNNEVIKLKEDIERQSIINDLSSKNKVIEAVNNLEKEKNTLINSIEKMKLEQSINEKVIEEKFKTKISERDLAIQELRDMKSKLSTKMIGETLEIHCETQFNLNRATAFQNSYFEKDNDARLGSKGDYIFREFDDNKIEIVSIMFEMKNQSSDGLNKRKNEDFFKELDKDRTQKSCEYAVLVSLLEPESELYNSGIVDVSYKYPKMFVIRPQFFLPIISLLRNASLETLKYKTQIDLMKRENYDITNFESTLDQFKNAVGKNVSLAQARFNDAISEIDKSISHLQKTKEALLISKKHLLSADSKSQDLTVKKLTKDNLTMKKKFNDLRMNED, encoded by the coding sequence ATGAAAGATATAAAATGTCCATCATGTGGTAAGACTTTCAGAATAGATCCAAGCAGCTTTGAAGAGATACTTCTTCAGATTAAAGACGAGGAATTTAACAGGCAAATAGAGGATAGGCTAAAGTTAGCTGAAGAAGATAAGAATAAAGGGATAGAAATTGCTAAACAAGAATTAAAAATAAAGCTAATGGAAGACAGGCAAAAAAAGGATTCAATAATTCAAGACTTAGAGTCTAAGCTCAATATCGCTGAAGAAAAGAAATTAAATGCATTAAATGAACTAAAAAATAAAGCATCGAATAAAATAAATTTACTCAATAATGAAGTGATTAAATTAAAGGAAGATATTGAAAGGCAATCTATAATTAATGATTTATCTTCTAAGAATAAAGTAATTGAAGCTGTAAATAATTTAGAAAAAGAAAAAAATACATTAATAAACTCAATTGAAAAAATGAAATTAGAGCAATCTATAAATGAGAAAGTAATTGAAGAAAAATTTAAAACTAAAATTAGTGAAAGAGATTTGGCTATTCAAGAACTAAGAGATATGAAATCTAAACTATCTACAAAGATGATTGGGGAAACATTAGAAATACATTGTGAAACCCAATTTAATTTAAATCGAGCTACGGCATTTCAAAACTCATATTTTGAAAAAGATAATGATGCCAGATTAGGAAGTAAAGGTGATTATATTTTTAGAGAGTTTGATGATAATAAGATTGAAATTGTTTCTATCATGTTTGAGATGAAGAATCAAAGTTCAGATGGTCTTAATAAAAGAAAAAATGAAGACTTCTTTAAAGAATTAGATAAAGATAGAACTCAGAAATCATGTGAATATGCAGTATTGGTTTCCTTATTAGAACCGGAAAGTGAATTATATAATTCTGGTATAGTTGATGTTTCTTATAAATATCCAAAAATGTTTGTTATTAGGCCTCAATTCTTTCTCCCAATAATTTCTCTTCTTAGGAATGCCTCTTTAGAAACATTAAAGTATAAAACTCAAATAGATTTAATGAAACGAGAGAATTATGACATAACAAATTTTGAAAGTACTCTTGACCAATTCAAAAATGCTGTAGGAAAAAATGTTTCATTAGCTCAAGCTAGATTTAATGATGCAATTTCTGAAATAGATAAATCAATAAGTCACTTGCAAAAAACAAAAGAAGCTTTGCTTATTTCTAAAAAACATCTTTTATCTGCTGATAGTAAATCACAAGATTTAACTGTTAAAAAATTAACTAAAGATAATCTTACTATGAAGAAGAAATTTAATGATTTAAGAATGAATGAAGATTGA
- a CDS encoding translation initiation factor IF-2 N-terminal domain-containing protein: MASNIPIYNIAKELNIDTNRIILACKSIGINAKGATKRLNQEELEKLKNYFETGKNVSEEIVEINQKPSSVKLKTQKLKRKRKTEYFPNRLIGKS, from the coding sequence ATGGCTTCCAATATTCCGATATATAACATTGCTAAGGAACTTAATATTGATACTAATAGAATTATATTAGCTTGCAAATCAATAGGCATTAATGCAAAAGGAGCAACAAAGCGACTTAATCAAGAAGAGTTAGAAAAATTAAAAAATTACTTTGAAACAGGTAAAAACGTTTCTGAGGAAATAGTTGAAATTAACCAAAAACCTTCTTCAGTAAAACTCAAAACTCAGAAATTAAAAAGAAAAAGAAAAACAGAATATTTCCCAAATAGACTTATTGGTAAATCTTAA
- a CDS encoding ligase-associated DNA damage response exonuclease, which yields MREDSFHLIKYTSSGLYCEVADLWIDPKKPVKQAIITHAHMDHFTFGCEEYISTLETAIILKERIGKDINIRTYEYEKEFKVNGIKISFHPSGHILGSSQIKINMADEIWLITSDFKRQKDDTCKKYEIVKTDFLISESTFGLPIFNWDEPQNTALEIKKWIHTSHETTYFLFCYSLGKAQRLLNEISKLNFTNNIFTHSSIDKMNKCYKNFGVEIIETKKFENNKNIGDLKGSLILLPPALNRNSFLKRYKDFQTGFASGWMSIRALRKRSGYDKGFPISDHADWSGILKTIEESKAKNVFFHHGDSEVLIKYLKEKKSINVLEFEYKK from the coding sequence TTGAGAGAAGATAGCTTTCATTTAATCAAATATACTAGCAGTGGTTTGTATTGCGAAGTTGCTGATTTATGGATTGATCCAAAAAAGCCGGTAAAACAAGCTATCATAACTCATGCTCATATGGATCATTTTACTTTTGGATGCGAAGAGTATATCTCAACTTTAGAAACAGCCATAATTTTAAAGGAGAGAATAGGAAAGGATATCAATATTAGAACTTATGAATATGAAAAAGAATTTAAGGTTAACGGTATTAAAATTTCTTTTCATCCTTCAGGACATATTCTTGGCTCAAGCCAAATAAAAATTAATATGGCTGATGAGATTTGGTTGATAACTAGTGATTTTAAACGCCAAAAAGACGATACTTGTAAAAAGTATGAAATAGTAAAGACTGATTTTTTAATAAGTGAATCAACTTTTGGGTTACCAATATTTAATTGGGATGAACCTCAAAATACCGCATTAGAAATAAAAAAATGGATACATACATCTCATGAAACAACATATTTCTTATTTTGTTATTCTCTTGGGAAAGCACAAAGACTATTAAATGAAATTAGTAAATTAAATTTTACAAATAATATTTTCACACACAGCAGTATAGATAAGATGAACAAATGTTATAAAAATTTTGGAGTTGAAATCATAGAGACAAAGAAATTTGAAAATAATAAAAATATTGGTGATCTTAAAGGAAGTTTAATATTACTTCCACCAGCATTGAATAGAAATTCTTTTCTGAAGAGATATAAAGACTTTCAAACTGGATTTGCAAGTGGTTGGATGTCAATTAGGGCACTTAGAAAAAGGTCTGGATATGATAAAGGTTTTCCAATCTCAGATCATGCTGATTGGAGTGGTATTTTAAAGACAATAGAAGAATCTAAAGCTAAAAATGTTTTTTTCCATCATGGAGATAGTGAAGTTTTAATTAAATATTTAAAAGAAAAAAAATCTATCAATGTTCTTGAATTTGAATATAAAAAATGA
- a CDS encoding ATP-dependent DNA ligase has translation MSLKKFSELYLDLDSCNSTNKKIEILNNYFSSNEDLENAWTIYLLTGKKNKRFISGSLLKTLFSEIYEYPLWLIDSCYLKVGDSSEVISLLLRNKIIGRNYKYQNISLNELLNKFLPDLYILKEEDKKLRLKEIWENIPKENHLVINKILTGTFRVGVSIGLITKSIAKLINLEEAIISHRLMGDFIPSPETYQLLISKKINPSELNYKPYPFLLANTFDKKIIDKSINDFQFEWKWDGIRIQLIKRDGKISIWSRGQELVNKSFPELVEKIVFIKDDFVVDGELLVWNSIEDLPMNFSLLQKRLNRKEPSRKIQKSFPITFIAYDLLEIDGEDQREFNLKNRRINLENNFYKWLNESEEDLSNIFKISKLIYPKNWKEAEMFKNNSRDNGTEGLVIKNKNSNYSPGRKKGLWWKYKVDPMQLDAVLIYAKGGTGIRAGLYTDYSFGLWKDGELIKFASAYSGLNNTEIKELDKWIRQNTIERFGPVRSVKPKMVFEISFENIQRSKRHKSGIAVRFPRITKWRKDKFIQDADTLENAQKLILSE, from the coding sequence ATGAGCCTAAAAAAGTTTTCAGAATTATATTTAGATTTAGATTCTTGTAATAGTACAAATAAAAAGATTGAAATCTTAAATAATTATTTTTCTTCTAATGAAGATTTAGAAAACGCATGGACAATTTATTTACTAACAGGGAAAAAAAATAAAAGATTTATAAGTGGATCATTACTTAAAACTTTATTTTCGGAAATTTATGAATATCCTTTATGGTTAATTGATTCATGTTATTTAAAAGTTGGAGATTCTTCTGAAGTTATATCCTTATTATTGAGGAATAAGATCATTGGAAGAAATTATAAATATCAAAATATCTCGCTTAATGAATTATTAAATAAATTTCTTCCTGATTTATATATTCTGAAAGAAGAAGATAAGAAGTTAAGGTTGAAAGAAATTTGGGAAAATATTCCAAAAGAAAACCATTTAGTTATTAACAAAATCTTAACTGGTACTTTTAGAGTTGGAGTATCAATAGGCTTAATAACAAAATCTATAGCAAAGTTAATTAATTTAGAAGAGGCAATCATTTCTCATAGATTAATGGGTGATTTTATTCCCTCTCCTGAAACATATCAATTATTAATAAGTAAAAAAATAAATCCTTCAGAATTAAATTACAAACCTTATCCATTTCTACTTGCTAATACTTTTGACAAGAAAATTATAGATAAATCAATTAATGATTTTCAATTTGAATGGAAATGGGATGGAATTAGAATTCAATTAATAAAAAGGGATGGTAAAATTTCAATATGGTCAAGAGGCCAGGAATTAGTAAATAAATCTTTTCCTGAATTAGTAGAGAAAATAGTATTTATCAAGGATGACTTTGTAGTAGATGGTGAATTATTAGTTTGGAATTCTATCGAAGATCTTCCTATGAATTTCTCACTACTTCAAAAAAGACTTAATAGAAAAGAACCTTCGAGAAAAATTCAAAAAAGTTTTCCTATTACATTTATTGCCTATGATCTTTTGGAAATAGATGGAGAAGATCAAAGAGAGTTTAATCTAAAAAATAGAAGAATTAATTTAGAAAATAATTTCTATAAATGGTTAAATGAAAGTGAAGAGGACCTCTCAAATATTTTTAAAATAAGTAAATTAATATATCCAAAAAATTGGAAAGAAGCAGAGATGTTTAAAAATAATTCTAGAGATAATGGTACAGAGGGATTAGTCATTAAAAATAAAAACTCAAACTATTCTCCAGGAAGGAAGAAAGGGCTTTGGTGGAAATATAAAGTTGATCCAATGCAACTTGATGCAGTATTGATCTATGCCAAAGGAGGTACTGGAATAAGAGCAGGTTTATATACTGACTATAGTTTTGGTCTGTGGAAAGATGGAGAATTAATAAAATTTGCAAGTGCATATTCTGGTTTAAATAATACTGAGATTAAAGAACTAGATAAATGGATAAGACAAAATACTATCGAAAGATTTGGACCTGTAAGATCTGTAAAACCTAAAATGGTCTTCGAAATTTCTTTCGAAAACATTCAAAGATCAAAACGTCATAAATCAGGAATTGCCGTTAGATTTCCTAGAATTACAAAATGGAGAAAAGATAAATTTATACAAGATGCTGACACCTTAGAAAATGCTCAAAAACTAATTCTAAGTGAATAA
- a CDS encoding ligase-associated DNA damage response DEXH box helicase, producing MERFSNKSSINYIRKFFNKNGWDPLPYQIESWEAYLNGENGIIQVPTGCGKTYAALMGPLLMLQASPEKSGLSILVITPLKALSRDLKNNIYLAAQFFNKDLTVGIRNGDTSAYEKKKQILKPPNILITTPESLSLLLSNKEANKIFNNLISIIIDEWHELMGSKRGNQCELSLSWLRGNKKDLQIWAMSATIGNIKEAARAIVGIKGEMPRIISTSIKKEIEIFSVLPEEETTYPWSGHLGIKSYSLLLKVLDKNKSTLLFTNTRNQSERWYQCLRYCLPEMQDRISLHHGSLDKDQRLIVEDGVKNGSIKWVVCTSSLDLGVDFQPVDQIVQIGSAKNLARLIQRAGRSAHRPGGKSKIIFMPTNSLELLEISAMRRIIKSGISENIKLPELSFDVLLQHLVSLACGPGFNPNIEKERIKGCWSYRNLDDKEWEWCIDFLEYGGKCLKAYPKYKKIEREQLKDDENNFKYFVKDKSLIRMHKFNIGTITSDKFINVKYLKGKSLGNIEENFATKLKQGDTFYFAGKILQFVKIRDMTLYVKKSSKKSSLIPSWVGGQIAISDLLSDNLRSEIDICTTLGNDGRYFNKELKSLLPILKKQNKLSDIPKRNQLLIEIYKTKELTSLFVFTLDGKFVNEGIAFLWALRIAKKKESTFSISSNDFGFSLTTSADYDFSIIDKEFSYLIENKNLEKDLENAINFSELTKRRFKNIAQISGLVNQNNPTKPKSSSQLQISSSLLYDVFTRYEEDHLLIKQSHQEVKEYQLENRRIKNALERISNLKIILNETKTPSPFAFPLLVERLKNTLSNESIEKRVEKLIQKYKS from the coding sequence ATGGAAAGGTTCTCAAATAAATCTTCTATAAATTACATAAGAAAATTTTTTAATAAAAATGGTTGGGACCCTCTGCCATATCAAATAGAATCGTGGGAAGCATATCTGAATGGAGAAAATGGAATCATTCAGGTTCCAACTGGATGTGGTAAAACTTATGCTGCTTTGATGGGGCCTCTATTGATGTTACAAGCTTCTCCAGAAAAATCAGGATTAAGTATTTTAGTAATTACTCCTTTAAAGGCATTAAGTAGAGATTTAAAAAATAATATTTATTTGGCAGCTCAATTTTTCAATAAAGATTTAACAGTTGGAATAAGAAATGGAGATACAAGTGCATACGAAAAGAAAAAGCAAATACTTAAACCACCAAATATTCTTATAACTACTCCCGAATCTCTTTCTCTTCTATTGTCTAATAAAGAAGCTAATAAAATATTCAACAATTTAATTTCAATTATTATTGATGAATGGCATGAGTTAATGGGTAGTAAAAGGGGGAATCAATGCGAATTATCCTTAAGTTGGCTAAGAGGAAATAAAAAAGATTTACAAATTTGGGCAATGTCCGCAACTATTGGAAATATTAAAGAAGCAGCAAGAGCAATTGTTGGAATAAAGGGCGAAATGCCAAGAATTATTAGTACTTCTATTAAGAAAGAAATTGAAATTTTTAGCGTCTTACCCGAAGAAGAAACAACCTATCCATGGAGTGGACATTTAGGTATCAAGAGCTATTCTTTACTACTCAAAGTATTAGATAAAAACAAAAGTACCTTACTTTTCACTAATACTAGAAATCAATCTGAAAGATGGTATCAATGCTTAAGATATTGTCTACCTGAAATGCAAGATAGGATTTCTTTACATCATGGCTCATTGGATAAAGATCAAAGATTGATAGTTGAGGATGGGGTAAAAAACGGATCTATAAAGTGGGTTGTTTGCACAAGCTCATTAGATTTAGGAGTTGACTTTCAACCTGTTGATCAAATTGTTCAAATTGGAAGTGCTAAAAACTTAGCACGACTGATTCAAAGGGCAGGGAGGAGTGCTCATAGACCAGGAGGAAAGTCAAAAATAATTTTTATGCCTACTAACTCATTAGAATTACTTGAAATTAGTGCAATGAGGAGAATAATAAAAAGTGGTATATCTGAAAATATTAAGCTCCCTGAATTGTCTTTTGATGTTCTACTTCAGCATCTAGTTAGTTTAGCTTGTGGGCCAGGTTTTAATCCCAATATTGAGAAAGAAAGAATAAAAGGTTGCTGGAGTTATAGAAATCTTGATGATAAAGAATGGGAGTGGTGCATTGACTTTTTAGAATATGGAGGAAAGTGTTTGAAGGCATATCCGAAATATAAAAAAATAGAAAGAGAACAACTAAAAGATGATGAAAATAACTTCAAATATTTTGTAAAAGATAAATCCTTAATAAGAATGCATAAATTCAATATTGGAACAATAACTAGCGATAAATTTATTAATGTAAAATATTTAAAAGGAAAATCATTAGGTAATATTGAAGAAAATTTTGCTACTAAATTAAAACAGGGAGATACTTTTTACTTTGCTGGTAAAATTCTACAGTTTGTGAAAATTAGAGATATGACTTTATATGTGAAAAAATCTTCAAAAAAAAGTTCTTTGATTCCTTCATGGGTAGGAGGTCAAATTGCTATTTCTGATCTGTTAAGTGATAATTTAAGAAGTGAAATAGATATTTGTACAACATTAGGAAATGATGGTCGATACTTTAATAAAGAATTAAAGTCATTGCTTCCAATTTTAAAAAAACAGAATAAGCTTTCTGATATTCCCAAAAGGAATCAACTGCTTATTGAAATCTACAAGACTAAAGAATTAACAAGCCTTTTTGTGTTTACACTTGATGGTAAATTTGTTAATGAAGGGATAGCATTTTTGTGGGCTTTAAGAATTGCTAAAAAAAAGGAATCTACATTTAGTATTTCTTCAAATGATTTTGGATTTAGCTTAACTACTTCAGCAGATTATGACTTTTCAATTATAGATAAAGAATTTTCATATTTAATAGAAAATAAAAACTTGGAAAAAGATTTAGAGAATGCAATAAATTTTTCAGAATTAACAAAGAGAAGATTTAAAAATATTGCCCAAATCAGCGGATTAGTTAATCAAAATAATCCAACTAAACCAAAAAGTTCATCTCAACTCCAAATAAGTTCAAGTCTTCTTTATGATGTTTTTACTAGATATGAAGAAGATCACTTGTTAATTAAACAATCACATCAAGAAGTAAAAGAGTACCAATTAGAAAATAGAAGAATTAAAAATGCTTTAGAAAGAATTTCTAATTTAAAAATAATATTAAACGAGACTAAAACTCCTAGTCCATTTGCCTTCCCTTTACTAGTTGAAAGATTAAAAAATACATTAAGCAATGAATCAATAGAAAAGAGAGTTGAAAAACTCATACAAAAATATAAGAGTTAA